The genomic segment TTGTCTTCATTCGTTTTGTAAAAGTATGTAAGAGCCTTCGCGTAAGAGCCCGCGCTTGCGACAAAAGTCGTACAGCCGAGAAATGCGTGCAGACGGAATTTGCAGACGGAGAGAGCTGTGAGTTTGTTGATGAGCGAGGGCTTCATCGTCCTTGAAAGCTCACAGGCGAGCGAGCACGATAGCCGGATCGGGTGATCGGGATAGTCGATATGTCGTGTTCGGGATCGGTatacgcgtcggcgtcgacgcatcacccccgcgtcccgcgcgggaGACGGACCGGTGGCGCGACTGTGGCGCGCATCGCGAGGGTTTTCTCCGCGCGGCCGGGTGACATACGAAAAGATGGGAGGGGCGTCGCCAGGCTCGGCCGatgcgcggcgtccgggggCTCCGCCTTCGATGACGCGTCGCGTAGGGTGTTCAGCGAGGCAAATATGTCAGGGGATGAGTTCGGGGACGACCCGGGGATGAGCGGGGACGACAGTACCGATCAGGTACCCCCTCTCCCTCCCCCGGCCTCGTCCTCACCGCGCGAGCTGGAGAAGCAGGAGAACAGGTTCAAGGAGATGCAGATTGAGATCACGAACGACTGGGGAAGGCGCATGATCAACACCTTCGCCTACATCGTGCTCATACGCCTGTGCTCGGAGTTCCCGATGAAGTACTTCAACACCCCggccggcgcggaggtggcaGGGAACGTGTTCAGTCAGTTTGTCAACTCCATCGTGCCTGTCGCAGCGTCCACTGGGAAGGGATGGGGCGACATGGCCATCCTCGGCAGCGGCATCCCCTTCTTCCACGTCGGCATTGGGCCCATAATCGCGGCATCCATCGCGATGCAGGTCATCGTGGCGCTCGTGCCCAGCATGAAGGAACTCACCAAAGATGCGGTGGGGCAGCATACCGTCCAGCAGTACACCCGGTACCTGATGTTCGTGGTGGCCATCATACAGAGCTTCCTCACCGCGTCCGAGCTGAGGCAGTTCTACGTGGAAGGATTATCTCCCTTAGGGTACTACTGGACGATCGTGCCGGTGTTCGTCCTCGGCTCGTGCGTCCTGGCGTGGATCTCCGACGAGATGACCGATTTCGGCCTCGGCAACGGCTCGAGCGTGCTCATCACCATGTCCGTGTGTGGCGCTTActggaacgcggcgaagtACTACGCGCCAGCCTTACTCACGGCGTCGCTGGAACAGATCCTCCCGTTCGTTGGTGCCGGActggcgctcatcgcgggcaGCGTCCTGGTCCAGACGGGAACGTGCAAGGTGCCGCTGCTGTACTTCCAGGGCCCGTCCATCCCGGGCCTGCCACGCGTGGTTCGCAAGGATGTCGATCACATCCCTTTCAAGGTGAACCCGCTCGGCGTGCAGCCCGTGCTCGTGGCGGTGTTCATGTGCGACGGTTTCATGTGGCTCAACAAGATCCTGGATCCGCCGGGTTTCATTCGCGCCGCGACAGAGTTTCTGTTCTCGAACGCGTCTCCGATGTATTACGTGACGTTTTTTCTGATTGTGTTTGGATTCAGCTACCTCGACCTTCAGGACACGCCGAAGGACGTGAGCGAGTACATGGTCAAGATCGGCGCGAGGATTCCGGATGTTAGGCCGGGAGAGGCGACGGTGCGGTACCTGTCGGAGTTGCAGAGCGGCAGCAGGTTCTTTGGGGGTCTGCTCCTCGGGATTGTGGCGGTGGCGTGCACCATGATGGACCAGTGGATGAAGGCGACCGTGGGCATCTCCGTCGGTTTCACCAGCATGTTGATCGTGGTGTCGACTATTCTTCAAATACAACGGCAGGTGACCGCGCTGGCGCAAATGCCCAAGCTCGACAGGGTGATCAGTTCGCTGTGATGACGGGTGTTTACGTTAGAATTTGTTACATCGCAATAAGCTGAGGCAGTTGCGCTCTACTTTGTACAGGTTCTCGCGGAATTCTCATCGTGAAAAAATCGTGCGCGGTCAGTTGGACAGCGCCTCCATGTCGATACCCAGTAAACATCCCTCCAGGTGATGCAGGTTCTCGACGTACTTGCGCACCCGGTCCAGGTCTCCGGCTGATTCGATGTCGATGCCTCGCTCGGCGTAGTACTTTTTCCACTTGGCGATGCCGTCGTTTCCCATGAAGAGCACCTCCATCTCCGCCTGTTTCATCGCACACACCTCCAGACCCAGCGGAAGCATGCCCTGATCTTGCATCTTCTTGAGGTACGTGAGCGTGTCCAGCCTGTCGTCGACGTTTGTCAGGTCGATGCCGTGCGACAGAAACTCCGCTTTGAGCCTGCGAATCTTCTGCCTGCCCCGCGTGACGATGTAGTAGACCGCGCCGCAGCCgatggcgagggcggcgaggtgcgcgggatgcgcggcgaggtactcGAGCTCATGACCGAGAGATacctcggcgatggcgttggAGAAGTCGGTGGATAtcctcgcgagcggctcATCCACCGAGGTCGCGTGCGTCTGAGTCACCGTCGATGCCAAGTTGGGCGCGAGTATGTTTTCAAGATTGACGCGCGCCGCatgctcgccgagcgccgcgccgaggctggctCGAGCCGGTCCGAACCTTCCCGTCTTACAGCTCCCATCGCGTCGAGTGCGCTCCAGCAGTGGTCTGCGTGATCTGAGTCCAAGTGACCGGCGGTCCTGCGCCGACACTCTCCTGGACCCaagcgacgcggtgacgtcggaCCTGTGCATCTGCGAAACACGTGCGGGGGTGTTCGGGACGCGGAGCGGCGTCCCAGCGGTCCACAGCGACGTCATCTTCGTCTCGCCTTGAATGAGTGCCTTATCGAAGGGTATCGCGCTTCCTTCGCGCGATCGTGGCGGGTCCTAGTCTAgcgttcgcgtcccccgcggcgcggcgcgtgcccTCGAATGGCGCCAACCCTGCAGGCGCCGCGCACTTTTCCTCGTGCATCCGAGTCATCACCGCTGTTGGACGATTTTCGCGGACGGGAGCGGCCGTGTTGGGGTCGGAGCGGATAGCAGCCATGTTTTTCGCCAATTAGCGAAATCTAGCCTGCGCGCCATACAGAGCTACGAAAAAATCGGAAATAGGCCACAAACTTGCAAATACGAGACCCACAACCTGTACGCTATCTTCGAAACCAGGGACAGGGATCGCGTTTGAAAAAATCTGCTTGTCTCCACGTTGGCAGTGGGAGTGGCTGAGATACTTGAGAAGgaagggcgccgacggtgcaTCACGCAGAGcaggccggcgccgcccgcatTGGGTGAAGTCACCGCCGAGATGTTCAGCAAGCGTGACAAGGATGATCAGATGAAGGCGACGGTGACCCTTCTGCaggtgcgtcgacgcgatcccCCGACCCCGCTCCGATCGCGCCCCGTCCCTGATCAGGCACAACTAACACCTCAAAGATTCAAAAAAAAATACAACGACGTTCGTGTACGCCCGCGTGCTGACGCCTTCATCGACCCCCCTCCACCCCTCCACCGAACAGAACCAGCTCCGGGCGCAGGCTCAGGAGATAGGCAGGCTGCAGAGCACCGTCGACACCCTCGTCTCGGAGAAGGCCGAGCTGCAGCAgaagctcgacgcgccgcccgccaacCAGATCGTCAACTCCATCCTCCGCTCCTTCACCGGCTCTGAGGCGCTGAGGCTGGAGAGCGTGGAGGAGAAGGTGCACTGCAACTCGTACAAGAGCCACACTGACGTCAGATACAGATTCTTCGGCGCCCCCGGGCGGTTCCGCGGATCCTTCCCGGACATCCACAACGCCAAGGTTGAGATCGCGACGCCCGAGTcgttcgg from the Micromonas commoda chromosome 8, complete sequence genome contains:
- a CDS encoding type II secretory pathway family (preprotein translocase SecY), whose protein sequence is MAILGSGIPFFHVGIGPIIAASIAMQVIVALVPSMKELTKDAVGQHTVQQYTRYLMFVVAIIQSFLTASELRQFYVEGLSPLGYYWTIVPVFVLGSCVLAWISDEMTDFGLGNGSSVLITMSVCGAYWNAAKYYAPALLTASLEQILPFVGAGLALIAGSVLVQTGTCKVPLLYFQGPSIPGLPRVVRKDVDHIPFKVNPLGVQPVLVAVFMCDGFMWLNKILDPPGFIRAATEFLFSNASPMYYVTFFLIVFGFSYLDLQDTPKDVSEYMVKIGARIPDVRPGEATVRYLSELQSGSRFFGGLLLGIVAVACTMMDQWMKATVGISVGFTSMLIVVSTILQIQRQVTALAQMPKLDRVISSL
- a CDS encoding predicted protein; translated protein: MTSLWTAGTPLRVPNTPARVSQMHRSDVTASLGSRRVSAQDRRSLGLRSRRPLLERTRRDGSCKTGRFGPARASLGAALGEHAARVNLENILAPNLASTVTQTHATSVDEPLARISTDFSNAIAEVSLGHELEYLAAHPAHLAALAIGCGAVYYIVTRGRQKIRRLKAEFLSHGIDLTNVDDRLDTLTYLKKMQDQGMLPLGLEVCAMKQAEMEVLFMGNDGIAKWKKYYAERGIDIESAGDLDRVRKYVENLHHLEGCLLGIDMEALSN